A window of Bradyrhizobium sp. AZCC 1610 contains these coding sequences:
- a CDS encoding M20/M25/M40 family metallo-hydrolase: MTLTRSILAIAFVAVAQHALMHKALAQAASAPDLEAILAHPKIVKTLDDIKADDERAFAEQKRITEIPAPPFKEKVRAEYYLKRMQELGFKDASIDSEGNVIALRKGSGGGRPRLVVSAHLDTVFPEGTDVTVKEKDGAIVAPGIGDDSRGLAAMLSLIKVMNENQIATIGDIMFVGTVGEEELGNLRGVKALFRDHADIDGFISIDGLGITRVVNQATGSHRYEFIFKGPGGHSFQEFGLPSATHAMGRAIAKISELQPPSDPKTTFTVGTVNGGTSVNAIAAEARMAVDMRSNSTDELLKLEARLLDLVKEAVADENARWKSDKMTVETKLIGDRPAGIVAMDSPIVQATQRAVSAVTRGPRPTFAGSSTDSNIAMSLGIPAVTIGGGGEGGNWHSRNEWYKPVNAWYGPQNALLTALILTGLDGVTKPALLVRKAAK, from the coding sequence ATGACACTCACACGATCGATCCTGGCCATCGCCTTTGTCGCTGTCGCGCAGCATGCATTGATGCACAAGGCTCTAGCGCAGGCGGCTTCCGCGCCCGACCTGGAGGCCATTCTCGCCCATCCCAAAATCGTCAAGACGCTCGACGACATCAAGGCCGACGACGAGCGGGCCTTTGCCGAACAGAAGCGCATCACCGAAATTCCGGCGCCGCCGTTCAAGGAAAAGGTCCGCGCCGAATATTATCTGAAGCGGATGCAGGAACTCGGCTTCAAAGATGCGTCGATCGACAGCGAAGGCAATGTGATCGCGCTGCGCAAGGGCAGTGGCGGCGGCCGGCCCAGGCTCGTGGTGTCGGCGCATCTCGACACGGTGTTTCCCGAAGGCACCGACGTCACCGTAAAGGAGAAGGACGGCGCCATCGTAGCTCCGGGCATCGGCGACGATTCGCGCGGGCTTGCGGCGATGCTGTCGCTGATCAAGGTCATGAACGAAAACCAGATCGCGACCATAGGCGACATCATGTTCGTCGGCACGGTCGGCGAGGAGGAACTCGGCAATCTCCGCGGCGTGAAGGCGCTGTTCCGCGATCACGCCGATATCGACGGCTTCATCTCGATCGACGGGCTCGGCATCACCCGTGTCGTCAACCAGGCGACCGGCAGCCATCGCTACGAGTTCATCTTCAAGGGTCCCGGCGGGCACTCGTTCCAGGAGTTCGGATTGCCGAGCGCGACGCACGCGATGGGAAGGGCGATCGCGAAAATCTCGGAGCTGCAGCCGCCATCCGATCCCAAGACCACCTTCACCGTCGGCACCGTGAATGGCGGCACCTCGGTCAACGCCATCGCCGCCGAAGCGCGGATGGCCGTCGACATGCGCTCGAACTCGACGGACGAGTTGCTCAAGCTCGAGGCGCGGCTGCTCGACCTCGTCAAGGAGGCGGTGGCGGATGAAAACGCGCGCTGGAAATCGGACAAGATGACGGTGGAGACCAAGCTGATCGGCGACCGGCCGGCGGGCATCGTCGCGATGGATTCGCCGATCGTGCAGGCGACCCAGCGCGCGGTCTCGGCCGTCACCCGCGGGCCGCGGCCGACCTTTGCCGGCTCCTCGACCGATTCCAACATCGCGATGTCGCTCGGCATCCCCGCCGTCACCATCGGCGGCGGCGGGGAGGGCGGCAACTGGCACTCGCGCAACGAATGGTACAAGCCGGTTAACGCCTGGTACGGCCCGCAGAACGCACTGTTGACCGCTTTGATCCTGACTGGCCTCGACGGCGTCACCAAACCGGCACTTCTGGTGCGAAAAGCCGCCAAATAG